One genomic segment of Fusobacterium nucleatum includes these proteins:
- a CDS encoding class I SAM-dependent RNA methyltransferase, with product MIFIASTTMGLESVVKDECLALGFKNIKVFDGRVEFEGDFKDLVKANIYLRCSDRVFIKMAEFKALTYEELFQNIKSINWQDFIDEDGEFPISWVSSVKSKLYSKSDIQKISKKAIVEKLKEKYKREIFLENGALYSIKIQCHKDIFIVMLDSSGESLTKRGYRAQKRVAPIKETLAAALVYLSKWKADEVLLDPMCGTGTIAIEAAMIARNIAPGANRNFAAEKWSIIEKNLWTDIRDEAFSNEDLSKELKIYASDIDERSIEIAKENSEKAGVEDDIIFEVKDFKNIESPAKYGAMIVNPPYGERLMGDEDIEELYKNFGDFCKKKLSKWSYYVITSYENFEKAFDKKATKNRKLYNGGIKCYYYQYFGDRKNGYKN from the coding sequence ATGATATTTATTGCATCTACAACTATGGGTTTAGAAAGTGTTGTTAAAGATGAGTGTCTTGCCTTAGGTTTTAAAAATATAAAAGTTTTTGATGGTAGAGTAGAATTTGAAGGAGATTTTAAGGATTTAGTTAAGGCTAACATATATTTAAGATGTTCTGATAGAGTTTTTATTAAAATGGCAGAATTTAAAGCCTTGACTTATGAAGAATTATTTCAAAATATAAAGTCTATAAATTGGCAAGATTTTATAGATGAAGATGGAGAATTTCCAATTTCTTGGGTAAGTTCTGTAAAGTCTAAGTTATACTCAAAATCTGATATACAAAAAATTAGTAAAAAGGCTATTGTTGAAAAATTAAAAGAAAAATATAAAAGAGAAATTTTTTTAGAAAATGGTGCTTTATACTCAATAAAAATTCAATGCCATAAAGATATATTTATTGTTATGCTAGATAGCTCAGGAGAATCTTTAACTAAAAGAGGATACAGAGCTCAAAAAAGAGTTGCTCCTATTAAAGAAACTTTGGCAGCTGCACTTGTCTATTTATCAAAATGGAAAGCTGATGAAGTTTTGCTTGATCCAATGTGTGGAACAGGTACTATTGCAATAGAAGCAGCTATGATAGCTAGAAACATTGCTCCTGGAGCAAATAGAAATTTTGCAGCTGAAAAATGGTCTATTATTGAAAAAAATCTTTGGACTGATATAAGAGATGAAGCCTTTTCAAATGAAGATTTATCAAAAGAATTAAAGATTTATGCCTCAGATATAGATGAAAGAAGTATAGAAATTGCAAAAGAAAACTCTGAGAAAGCTGGAGTTGAAGATGATATAATTTTTGAAGTTAAAGATTTTAAAAATATTGAAAGTCCTGCTAAATATGGAGCTATGATAGTAAACCCTCCTTATGGTGAAAGACTTATGGGAGATGAAGATATTGAGGAATTATATAAAAATTTTGGAGATTTCTGTAAAAAGAAATTGTCTAAATGGTCTTACTATGTAATTACTTCTTATGAAAATTTTGAAAAGGCTTTTGATAAAAAAGCAACTAAAAATCGTAAATTATATAATGGTGGTATAAAGTGTTACTACTATCAATATTTTGGAGATAGAAAAAATGGATATAAAAATTAA
- a CDS encoding Na+/H+ antiporter NhaC family protein yields the protein MILLNPVVISVIVMSVLCLLKLNVLLALIISALVAGFAAGMPIGDIMGTLISGMGGQAETALSYILLGTLAVAIGNTGVASIISRKVASVVNGKKLVILIIIAIFGCFSQNLIPVHIAYIPILIPPLISVMNKLKLDRRAMACSLTFSLKMPYIAIPAGFGLIFQGIIATQMTENGMPVNKLDVWKSTWILGVAMIIGLLIALLFSYRKDREYQDLPLKGIEIEEAEKMETKHWLTLLAALAAFVVPVIYGSLPLGALAALVLMFVFRVLKWKDIDKTIGGGMQLMGLIAFIMLIASGYATVIKQTGAVEELVNSIYGMIGGSKPIGVLLMLLVGLLVTMGIGTSFGTIPVVAAIYIPLCLKLGLSVSGSVVILAAAAALGDAGSPASDSTLGPTSGLNVDGQHDHIWDTCVPTFLHFNILLIIGGFIGGMFF from the coding sequence ATGATTTTATTAAATCCGGTTGTTATTTCAGTTATTGTTATGAGTGTTTTATGTTTATTAAAACTTAATGTGTTGCTAGCATTAATAATTTCTGCATTAGTTGCTGGTTTTGCTGCTGGTATGCCAATAGGAGACATTATGGGGACTCTTATTAGTGGTATGGGCGGACAAGCTGAAACTGCATTAAGTTATATTCTTCTAGGAACTCTTGCAGTTGCTATTGGAAATACAGGTGTTGCTAGTATTATTTCAAGAAAAGTTGCTTCTGTTGTAAATGGTAAAAAATTAGTAATATTAATTATTATAGCAATATTTGGATGTTTTTCACAAAATTTAATACCAGTTCATATTGCATATATTCCAATATTAATTCCGCCTTTAATAAGTGTTATGAATAAATTAAAATTGGATAGAAGAGCTATGGCTTGTTCACTTACATTTTCTTTAAAAATGCCTTATATTGCTATTCCTGCTGGATTTGGATTAATATTCCAAGGTATTATTGCAACTCAAATGACAGAAAATGGAATGCCTGTTAACAAACTTGATGTATGGAAATCAACTTGGATATTAGGTGTAGCTATGATAATTGGGTTGTTAATAGCTTTACTTTTCTCTTATAGAAAAGATAGAGAATATCAAGATTTACCTTTAAAAGGTATAGAAATTGAAGAAGCTGAAAAAATGGAAACTAAACATTGGTTAACTTTACTTGCTGCTTTGGCTGCATTTGTAGTTCCTGTAATTTATGGTTCTCTTCCACTTGGGGCTCTTGCTGCATTAGTATTAATGTTTGTATTTAGAGTATTAAAATGGAAAGATATTGATAAGACTATTGGTGGAGGTATGCAACTAATGGGTCTTATAGCTTTTATAATGTTAATTGCTTCTGGATATGCAACAGTTATTAAACAAACTGGTGCTGTTGAGGAATTAGTAAATTCTATCTATGGAATGATAGGTGGAAGCAAACCTATTGGAGTGCTATTAATGTTATTAGTAGGACTTTTAGTAACTATGGGAATCGGAACTTCATTTGGTACTATCCCAGTTGTTGCAGCTATTTATATACCATTGTGTTTAAAACTTGGTTTATCAGTTTCTGGTTCAGTAGTTATTCTTGCTGCTGCTGCTGCACTAGGAGATGCTGGTTCACCTGCATCAGACTCAACATTAGGACCAACATCAGGACTAAATGTTGATGGACAACACGATCATATTTGGGATACTTGTGTGCCTACATTCTTACACTTTAATATTCTACTAATCATTGGTGGATTTATAGGTGGAATGTTCTTCTAA
- the dtd gene encoding D-aminoacyl-tRNA deacylase, with product MRTVIQRVKYAKVSVDGKVLGEIDKGLLVLLGITHEDSIKEVKWLANKTKNLRIFEDEEEKMNLSLEDVKGKVLIISQFTLYGNSIKGNRPSFIDAAKPDLAKDLYLKFIEELKSFDIETQEGEFGADMKVELLNDGPVTIIIDTKDANIK from the coding sequence ATGAGAACAGTTATACAAAGAGTAAAATATGCAAAAGTAAGTGTTGATGGAAAAGTCTTAGGAGAAATCGATAAGGGGCTTCTAGTTCTTTTAGGAATTACACACGAAGATAGCATTAAAGAAGTTAAATGGCTTGCTAATAAGACTAAAAATTTAAGAATTTTTGAAGATGAAGAAGAAAAAATGAATTTATCTTTGGAAGATGTAAAAGGGAAAGTTTTAATAATTTCTCAATTTACTCTTTATGGGAATTCAATAAAAGGAAATAGACCTTCTTTTATTGATGCTGCAAAACCAGATTTAGCAAAAGATTTGTATTTAAAATTTATAGAAGAGTTAAAATCTTTTGATATAGAAACACAAGAGGGAGAATTTGGTGCAGATATGAAAGTAGAGCTTTTAAATGATGGACCAGTGACGATTATTATTGATACAAAAGATGCAAATATAAAATAA
- a CDS encoding NusG domain II-containing protein, producing MKKTKYFKIGDLVIYVFLIIFFSILILKIGNFKDVKGAKAEIWVDGELKYVYPLQKEEKNIFVETNLGGCNIQFKDNMVRVTTSNSPLKIAVKQGFIKSPGEVIIGIPDRLVVKVVGDSEDDSDIDFVAR from the coding sequence ATGAAAAAAACTAAATACTTTAAAATAGGGGATTTAGTTATTTATGTCTTCTTAATAATTTTTTTCTCTATACTTATTTTAAAAATAGGTAACTTTAAAGATGTTAAAGGAGCCAAGGCAGAAATATGGGTTGATGGAGAATTAAAATATGTTTATCCTTTACAAAAAGAAGAAAAAAATATTTTTGTTGAAACTAATTTAGGTGGTTGTAATATACAATTTAAAGATAATATGGTAAGGGTAACAACTTCCAATTCTCCACTTAAAATAGCAGTAAAACAAGGCTTTATAAAATCTCCTGGTGAGGTTATAATTGGTATTCCAGATAGGCTTGTAGTAAAAGTTGTTGGAGATTCTGAAGATGATTCAGATATAGATTTTGTAGCAAGGTAG
- a CDS encoding YjiH family protein, translating into MENKKYPTSVIIKFLACSLIGIFLFFVPITLNGKSTIPLDHIVNFVLKIPYFKEAYGTLVIIIGVFLPFYKKTWNKNTTSIVFSLLKILALPFLFMILFNNGPEFLMKKDVIPFIWNKIVIPVTTIVPVGSIFLSLIISYGLMEFVGVFMRPIMKPIWKTPGRSAIDAVASFVGSYSLALLITNRVYKEGKYTTKEAVIIATGFSTVSATFMVIVAKTLDLMDNWNLYFWLTVIVTFLVTAITARIYPIRNKSDAYFENQKGDVEKDIPKEKFKVAFNEGMEVCTNSGSILENVIINLKDGIMLAFNIGPSLLAIGTLGIVLANHTPIFDWIGYLIYPFTLVSGFEQPLLIAKALALGITEMFLPAVLVTKLSFEVKMLVAITCVSEVLFFSASIPCMMATDIPISFKDYLIIWFERVVLSILVSIPLIYLVKILI; encoded by the coding sequence ATGGAAAATAAGAAATATCCAACATCTGTTATAATAAAATTTTTAGCATGTAGTCTTATAGGAATATTTTTATTCTTTGTTCCTATTACTTTAAATGGTAAATCAACAATACCATTAGATCACATAGTTAACTTTGTTTTAAAAATTCCTTACTTTAAAGAAGCGTATGGAACATTAGTTATTATAATTGGAGTATTTTTACCCTTCTATAAAAAAACTTGGAATAAAAACACAACTTCAATAGTATTTTCTTTATTAAAAATATTGGCACTTCCATTTTTATTTATGATTTTATTTAACAATGGACCTGAGTTTTTAATGAAAAAAGATGTTATCCCTTTTATATGGAATAAAATTGTTATTCCTGTAACAACAATAGTTCCTGTTGGTTCAATATTTTTAAGTTTAATTATTAGTTATGGACTTATGGAATTTGTTGGTGTATTTATGAGACCTATTATGAAACCAATTTGGAAAACTCCTGGAAGATCTGCAATAGATGCAGTTGCTTCATTTGTTGGAAGTTATTCATTAGCACTTCTTATAACAAACAGAGTTTACAAGGAAGGAAAATACACAACAAAAGAAGCTGTCATTATTGCAACAGGTTTTTCAACAGTTTCAGCTACATTTATGGTAATTGTTGCTAAAACATTAGATTTAATGGATAATTGGAATTTATATTTTTGGCTTACTGTAATAGTAACATTTTTGGTTACTGCAATAACTGCAAGAATTTATCCAATTAGAAATAAATCTGATGCTTATTTTGAAAATCAAAAGGGAGATGTTGAAAAAGATATTCCAAAAGAAAAATTTAAAGTTGCTTTCAATGAAGGAATGGAAGTTTGTACAAATAGTGGTTCTATCTTAGAAAATGTTATTATTAATTTAAAAGATGGAATAATGTTAGCTTTTAATATAGGACCATCTCTTTTGGCAATAGGAACATTGGGAATAGTTTTAGCTAACCATACTCCTATATTTGACTGGATAGGATACTTAATATATCCATTCACTTTGGTATCTGGATTTGAACAACCTCTTCTAATAGCAAAAGCTTTGGCATTGGGAATTACTGAAATGTTTTTACCTGCTGTTTTAGTTACAAAATTAAGTTTTGAAGTTAAAATGTTAGTTGCTATAACTTGTGTATCAGAAGTTTTATTCTTCTCTGCTTCTATACCTTGTATGATGGCAACAGATATTCCAATAAGTTTTAAAGACTATTTAATAATTTGGTTTGAAAGAGTCGTGCTTTCTATTTTGGTTTCTATTCCATTAATTTACTTAGTAAAAATTTTGATATAA
- a CDS encoding nicotinate phosphoribosyltransferase, with translation MNNDFILTEFARVINSDRYQYTESDIFLMENMQNKIAVFDMFFRKTEDGGFAVVSGVQEVIHLIEVLNTTSEDEKKKYFSKILEEEHLINFLSKMKFTGDLYAIQDGEIVYPNEPVITIKAPLIQAKILETPILNIMNINMAISTKASMVTRAAEPIKVLAFGSRRAHGFDSAVEGNKAAIIGGCYGHSNLVTEYKYGIPSNGTMSHSYIQAFGVGAETEKEAFVTFIKHRRQRKNNSLILLVDTYDTIHIGIENAIKAFKECGIDDNYEGIYGVRLDSGDLAYQSKKCRKRFDEEGFKKAKITLTNSLDEQLIRSLREQGACVDMYGVGDAIAVSKSYPCFGGVYKIVELDEEPLIKISGDVIKISNPGFKEVYRIFDKEGFAYADLISLVKNDSDKEKLLNNDELMIRDEKYEFKNSILKKDEYTYKKLTKIYIKDGIIDRTSYEDLFDIMKSQKHYFDSLAKVSPERKRLENPHSYKVDLSSDLINLKYGLINKIKNV, from the coding sequence ATGAATAATGATTTTATTTTAACAGAATTTGCAAGAGTTATCAACTCAGATAGATATCAATATACAGAAAGTGATATTTTTCTTATGGAAAATATGCAAAATAAAATTGCTGTCTTTGATATGTTTTTTAGAAAAACAGAAGATGGTGGTTTTGCAGTTGTATCAGGAGTACAAGAAGTTATACATCTTATAGAAGTTTTAAATACTACATCAGAAGACGAAAAGAAAAAATACTTTTCAAAAATTTTAGAAGAAGAACATCTTATAAATTTCCTATCTAAAATGAAGTTTACAGGAGATTTATATGCAATACAAGATGGAGAAATTGTTTATCCAAACGAACCTGTTATAACCATAAAAGCACCTTTGATACAAGCAAAAATTCTAGAAACACCTATTTTAAATATAATGAATATAAATATGGCAATCTCAACTAAAGCTTCTATGGTTACAAGAGCAGCAGAACCAATAAAAGTTTTAGCTTTTGGAAGTAGAAGAGCACATGGTTTTGATAGTGCTGTTGAAGGAAATAAAGCAGCTATAATTGGTGGTTGTTATGGTCATTCAAATTTAGTTACTGAATATAAATATGGAATACCATCTAATGGGACTATGTCTCATTCATATATTCAAGCCTTTGGGGTTGGAGCAGAAACAGAAAAAGAAGCTTTTGTTACTTTTATAAAACATAGAAGACAAAGAAAAAATAATTCTTTAATTCTTTTAGTTGATACTTATGATACCATCCATATCGGAATCGAAAATGCAATAAAAGCATTTAAAGAATGTGGTATAGATGATAATTATGAAGGAATTTATGGAGTAAGACTTGATTCAGGTGACTTAGCTTATCAATCTAAAAAATGTCGTAAAAGATTTGATGAAGAAGGCTTTAAAAAAGCAAAAATCACTTTGACAAATTCCTTAGATGAACAACTAATAAGATCACTTCGTGAACAAGGAGCTTGTGTAGATATGTATGGTGTTGGAGATGCCATAGCAGTAAGTAAATCTTATCCTTGTTTTGGCGGGGTATATAAGATAGTTGAACTTGATGAAGAACCTTTAATAAAAATTTCAGGAGATGTTATAAAAATTTCTAATCCTGGATTTAAAGAAGTATATAGAATATTTGATAAAGAAGGTTTTGCTTATGCTGATTTAATAAGTCTTGTTAAAAATGACAGCGATAAGGAAAAATTATTAAATAATGATGAGCTTATGATAAGAGATGAAAAATATGAGTTTAAAAATAGTATATTAAAAAAAGATGAATATACTTATAAAAAACTTACAAAAATTTATATTAAAGATGGCATTATTGATAGAACTTCATATGAAGATTTATTTGATATTATGAAATCTCAAAAACACTATTTTGATTCTTTAGCTAAGGTTTCACCAGAAAGAAAGAGATTGGAAAATCCTCATAGCTATAAGGTGGACTTATCTTCTGATTTAATAAATTTAAAATATGGCTTAATAAATAAAATTAAAAATGTCTAA
- a CDS encoding peptidylprolyl isomerase translates to MSLQAIIKTNKGEINLNLFSDVAPVTVLNFITLAKTGYYNGLKFHRVIEDFMIQGGDPTGTGAGGPGYQFGDEFKEGVVFNKKGLLAMANAGPNTNGSQFFITHVPTEWLNYKHTIFGEVVSQKDQDVVDSIKQGDTMNEVTIIGDTDRLIEDNKEFYTQLKNFLKI, encoded by the coding sequence ATGAGTTTACAAGCTATTATCAAAACAAATAAGGGGGAGATAAACCTAAATTTATTTTCAGATGTGGCTCCTGTAACTGTACTTAATTTTATAACTCTTGCTAAAACTGGTTATTATAATGGTTTAAAATTTCATAGAGTTATAGAAGATTTTATGATACAAGGAGGAGACCCAACAGGGACTGGTGCAGGTGGTCCAGGTTACCAATTTGGAGATGAATTTAAAGAAGGAGTAGTATTTAATAAAAAAGGATTGCTTGCTATGGCAAATGCAGGTCCTAATACAAATGGTTCACAATTTTTTATCACTCATGTACCAACAGAGTGGTTGAACTACAAACATACTATCTTTGGAGAAGTAGTATCTCAAAAAGACCAAGATGTTGTAGATAGCATTAAACAAGGTGATACAATGAATGAAGTTACTATAATAGGAGATACAGATAGATTGATAGAAGATAATAAAGAATTCTATACTCAATTAAAAAATTTTCTAAAAATCTAA
- a CDS encoding SoxR reducing system RseC family protein has translation MVNKGIVTKINGDTVAVKLYKSSSCSHCSCCSETNKMGSDFEFKINQKVELGDLVTLEISEKDVVKAAFIAYIFPPIFMILGYIVADHLGFSEMQSIFGSFLGLGMGFIFLAIYDRFFAKKTIDEEIKVVAVEKYDPNACTNLAESCEDFF, from the coding sequence ATGGTTAATAAAGGTATTGTTACTAAAATTAATGGCGATACAGTCGCTGTAAAATTATATAAAAGTTCTTCTTGTTCACATTGTAGTTGTTGTAGTGAAACCAATAAAATGGGAAGTGACTTTGAATTTAAAATAAATCAAAAGGTTGAATTAGGGGATTTGGTTACTTTGGAAATTTCTGAAAAAGATGTTGTTAAGGCAGCTTTTATAGCATATATTTTTCCACCAATATTTATGATTTTAGGCTATATAGTAGCAGATCATTTAGGATTCTCAGAGATGCAATCTATATTTGGAAGTTTTTTAGGATTAGGAATGGGCTTTATTTTCCTTGCTATCTATGATAGATTTTTTGCAAAGAAAACAATAGATGAGGAAATAAAAGTTGTTGCTGTTGAAAAATATGATCCAAATGCTTGTACTAATTTAGCTGAATCTTGTGAAGATTTCTTTTAA
- a CDS encoding AI-2E family transporter, which yields MNLKDTLKVIGIILVFVVLQSYFINPDNLVHIIDKWKNYFMTIIMSIFIAILLEPIVKYLKRKSKINDILAISLSIVFVILIFIILSLIIIPEIISSLKVLNDIYPYVSEKAITTGKSIANFLAEKNIYTINMDEINNYFTNFIANNVTNIRKLVSAILGSLVDWTIGFTNLFLAFVLAFLILLDEKHLIGTLENIIKIIFGVKNTPYIMKKLSLSKDIFLGYVSGKIIVSTIVGLCVYIVLLITGTPYAALSAILLGIGNMIPYVGSIIGGIIAFFLILLVAPIKTIILLVAITISQLVDGFIVGPKIIGNKVGLNTFWVIVSMIIFGNLFGIVGMFLGAPIMSILKLFYVDLLKKTEQGGRQ from the coding sequence ATGAATTTAAAAGACACATTAAAAGTTATTGGAATAATATTGGTTTTTGTGGTATTACAGTCATATTTTATAAATCCAGATAATCTTGTACATATAATAGATAAATGGAAAAATTATTTTATGACAATAATAATGTCAATATTTATAGCTATTCTTTTAGAACCAATAGTTAAATATTTAAAAAGAAAAAGTAAAATAAATGATATATTAGCAATAAGTCTATCAATAGTCTTTGTAATCTTGATATTTATTATTTTATCACTGATAATTATTCCAGAAATTATTTCATCATTAAAAGTATTAAATGATATTTATCCCTATGTTTCAGAAAAAGCAATAACAACAGGGAAAAGTATAGCAAATTTTTTAGCAGAAAAAAATATTTATACTATAAATATGGATGAAATAAATAATTATTTTACAAATTTCATTGCTAATAATGTTACAAATATTAGAAAATTAGTGTCTGCCATTTTGGGAAGTTTAGTTGATTGGACAATAGGTTTTACAAATTTATTTTTAGCCTTTGTATTAGCATTTCTAATTTTATTAGATGAAAAACACCTTATAGGAACATTAGAAAATATTATAAAAATAATATTTGGAGTAAAAAATACTCCTTATATTATGAAAAAATTAAGTTTATCTAAGGATATATTTTTAGGATATGTTTCTGGAAAAATAATAGTATCTACAATAGTTGGATTGTGTGTTTATATAGTCTTACTTATAACAGGAACTCCTTATGCTGCTTTAAGTGCAATCCTATTAGGCATAGGAAATATGATACCTTATGTAGGTTCAATTATTGGAGGAATAATAGCATTTTTCTTAATTTTATTAGTAGCTCCAATAAAAACTATTATACTATTAGTAGCAATAACAATATCTCAATTAGTTGATGGTTTTATAGTTGGTCCTAAGATAATAGGAAATAAAGTTGGATTAAATACATTTTGGGTAATAGTTTCTATGATAATTTTTGGAAACTTATTTGGAATAGTTGGAATGTTTTTAGGAGCTCCAATAATGTCTATACTAAAATTATTTTATGTTGATTTATTAAAAAAAACTGAGCAAGGGGGAAGACAATGA
- a CDS encoding magnesium transporter, giving the protein MEKVYKSRVYRVIFNFLCGAVLSIFIFFIAHIWLSSLTSIIIATVIFLFYIWLVIWGNFITIIVNDKELIVKNGKKEDKYEFSKYYFRARTVSSSGDTECSLYAIDENGNETHIDCELIGIGQFRQLINDLKLDVGVNKINTIKKDK; this is encoded by the coding sequence TTGGAAAAAGTCTATAAAAGTAGGGTGTATAGAGTAATTTTTAATTTTTTATGTGGTGCAGTTCTTTCAATTTTTATTTTTTTTATTGCACATATCTGGTTAAGTTCACTAACTTCAATTATCATAGCTACTGTAATTTTCTTGTTCTATATATGGTTAGTAATCTGGGGAAATTTTATTACTATAATTGTTAATGATAAAGAACTTATTGTTAAAAATGGAAAAAAAGAAGATAAATATGAATTTAGTAAATATTATTTTCGTGCAAGGACTGTTTCTTCCAGTGGTGACACAGAGTGCAGTTTATATGCTATTGATGAGAATGGAAATGAAACTCATATAGATTGTGAATTGATTGGTATTGGTCAGTTTAGACAGCTAATAAATGATTTAAAATTAGATGTTGGTGTTAATAAAATAAATACAATAAAAAAAGACAAATAA
- a CDS encoding phosphatidylserine decarboxylase, with protein sequence MDFEKIQYIERKTGEIKTEKVMGEGALKFLYYNPFGKLALHTVVKRKFLSDWYGRKMSKPESKEKIKSFVEEMGIDMSEYKRPIEDYTSFNDFFYRELKDGARKIDYDKNVIVSPADGKILAYQNVKEIDKFFVKGSEFTLEEFFNNKELAKKYEDGTFVIIRLAPADYHRFHFPADGEILEAKKISGDYYSVSTHAIKTNFRIFCENKREYAILKTEKFGDIAMFDIGATMVGGIVQTYKANSTVKKGEEKGYFLFGGSTCILVFEKDKVVIDKDIIENTQNKIETRIYMGEKFGNEKN encoded by the coding sequence ATGGATTTTGAAAAAATACAATATATAGAAAGAAAAACTGGTGAAATAAAAACTGAAAAGGTAATGGGAGAAGGAGCATTAAAATTTTTATATTATAATCCCTTTGGAAAATTAGCTTTACACACAGTAGTAAAAAGAAAATTTCTATCTGATTGGTATGGAAGAAAAATGTCTAAACCTGAATCAAAAGAAAAGATAAAATCTTTTGTAGAAGAAATGGGGATAGATATGAGCGAATACAAAAGACCAATAGAGGATTATACAAGTTTTAATGACTTCTTTTATCGGGAATTAAAAGATGGTGCTAGAAAGATAGACTATGATAAAAATGTAATTGTTTCCCCAGCTGATGGAAAGATTTTAGCTTATCAAAATGTAAAAGAAATTGATAAATTCTTTGTAAAAGGTTCTGAATTCACCTTAGAAGAGTTTTTTAACAATAAAGAATTAGCAAAAAAATATGAAGATGGTACTTTTGTAATAATAAGATTAGCTCCTGCTGATTATCATAGATTTCATTTTCCTGCAGATGGTGAAATTTTAGAAGCTAAAAAGATTTCTGGAGATTATTATTCTGTATCGACTCATGCTATAAAAACAAATTTTAGAATTTTTTGTGAAAATAAAAGAGAATATGCTATATTAAAAACTGAAAAATTTGGAGATATTGCAATGTTTGATATTGGAGCCACTATGGTTGGTGGAATAGTTCAAACATATAAGGCTAATTCTACTGTAAAAAAAGGAGAAGAAAAAGGATATTTTCTATTTGGAGGTTCAACTTGTATTTTAGTTTTTGAAAAAGATAAAGTTGTTATAGATAAGGATATAATAGAAAATACTCAGAATAAAATAGAAACAAGAATTTATATGGGAGAAAAATTTGGAAATGAAAAAAACTAA